The following proteins are co-located in the Longimicrobium sp. genome:
- a CDS encoding sensor histidine kinase translates to MAAVTPMVEPQMAAKELAFDVVLHAPPVRADREKVQQVVINLLSNALKFTPPGGRISVEAGVVPGEPAVVFLSVSDTGIGIPPEKQASVFEPFVQVDMSRTRRSEGTGLGLAISRDLARGMGGDLGVRSRDGGGSVFTLTLPAADIA, encoded by the coding sequence GATGGCCGCCGTGACGCCCATGGTGGAGCCGCAGATGGCCGCCAAGGAGCTCGCGTTCGACGTCGTCCTGCACGCCCCGCCCGTGCGGGCCGACCGCGAAAAAGTGCAGCAGGTGGTGATCAACCTGCTGAGCAACGCGCTGAAGTTCACCCCCCCGGGCGGCCGCATCAGCGTCGAGGCCGGCGTGGTGCCCGGGGAGCCGGCGGTCGTCTTCCTTTCCGTCAGCGACACGGGAATCGGCATTCCGCCGGAAAAGCAGGCGTCGGTGTTCGAGCCGTTCGTGCAGGTAGACATGAGCCGCACCCGCCGCTCCGAGGGCACGGGGCTGGGGCTGGCCATCAGCCGCGACCTGGCCCGCGGCATGGGCGGCGACCTGGGCGTCCGCAGCCGCGACGGCGGCGGATCCGTATTCACCCTCACCCTTCCCGCCGCCGACATCGCCTGA